In Drechmeria coniospora strain ARSEF 6962 chromosome 03, whole genome shotgun sequence, the DNA window GCCTCTGGCTGATATGTCACGACGGCCACAAGGTGGGGCCTCCATCTCTTCACTTGGTCGACCCCATGACGTCCAGGACCTGGTGACAGTCTACAGGGAAGCAGACAATGACCCGACCTGCTCCCTTTCCCTTGGGCATGATTTCCCCGGGTTGCGAGTAAGCTTACCTCGATGATTCAGGGCCCAAGAGACCCGAATGAATTGCTGAATGTACACTAGACCATAGCCAGCTCCCCCTCATCATATTTGCGTCCTGGTAGTAGGTTCCACGGGACACAGCAGTCTGAGAGGCAGGTGTACGATGTCCAGGTAGAGATCAAGCATGTGGACATGCTTGAATCGTTTCTGTGCGGCTATCTGCGCATTCAAGGTCGTACACTGCCACCCCTCCCCCACTGTGCACGTTAACACTGATCTTGCGACAGGCCTCACCGAAGACCACCCGACGCTTACAACGTTCTTTGAGGGTGAGATAATCGGGTCCAAGTATAGCTTCGAGACGCAGCATGATGAATGGGGCGCTAGCTCCAAGACAGACCTGAGCCACTGGGCCAAGTTTAGCGCGTTCCGACCACTGCAGAAGCACGTCCACAAAGGCCGGGTAACCATTCTGGATATTGATCAGCGTGATAATATTTTCATGCGCTGGAAGGAGCATTTCCTGGTGCCGGATCACCGTGTGCGCACCATAACTGGGGCCAGTTTTGAGGGGTTCTACTATATTTGTTTTAACCAGTTGAAAGGTGAAGTAAGTGGGATATATTTTCATTCCAAGAGCGAAAAGTAAGTGCATCTTTTCGAAGGCCAAAGGTGGTGCATTGGCCAGGCCGGCTTATGATGTTCTCTACAGATTCCAACAACTAGAACTAAAGCACGTACCGAATAGGGGGTGCTTCAGTGCTAGGGAGTTTCGGTGACCATTCTGCAATATCAGCCTGGAGACAGCTACACCTTAACCTAACGACGAGGAATATTGACGGAAACGATTACTTATCAAGGCGTATTGGTTTTGCGGACAAAATAGAGCATTGTCTGACCACCAAAATGCTGCCACTTGCAcacctcgacgatgccatccACAATGCCGCGCAAGGAGCCATTGAGGAGTTACTTCAGAGTTCCAATGGAAAGATGCGCATCCAATGCCGGCGATGACATCGAAAGCTTGAAATAAACGCGGATAGTGGACACAGTTTAGATTGATTCTGGACGCCTAGTCCCTACGAAAACTGTCGCATATGCCAGGCGTcttggacgacgagcgagagaGCTGCCCAGGCTCAATCCATTCCATCAATCTCGAATTTTTTGAAGTACCCTCGGCGGAATGGATTCAGCTCGTCGGCTGTCGTGCCCGAGCCTGCAACAACTTGTCTTGTTTTGTAAGTATCGAGCGCGGATTGCGAGACTTGCTCATCTCGCAGGCGCCGATACGTAATTAGTCTTCTCGACCCTGCGCGACAAGTTAGCATTCAGTGTGAGCTGGCAAATCTGTTCAAAAGTAGGAGTTGAGGAGAATGGGCAGTGGCCAAGAGAAGGGCGGGAAGAGGCCATTTACATTTGTTGAAGACCTGAACGCAGATGACGACAATCTCGAGACAGGGATGTGTGGGCACGGGAATTTCTTGATCTTGGTCGTTTGCCGTTG includes these proteins:
- a CDS encoding vesicle-mediated transporter Vid24, whose amino-acid sequence is MPTPSSNQSPGPSSLPPFGFSTCPDDVQHSPRPSRQSHAATDLRLEPPPDGPSPPSLQNRGGDAIHLSSEIIMPRDQTSVESSTRATTLSPGPQSNATGFTSPAPSGADCEVPKSQGVGPDGPFCYTPLADMSRRPQGGASISSLGRPHDVQDLVTVYREADNDPTCSLSLGHDFPGLRTIASSPSSYLRPGSRFHGTQQSERQVYDVQVEIKHVDMLESFLCGYLRIQGRLTEDHPTLTTFFEGEIIGSKYSFETQHDEWGASSKTDLSHWAKFSAFRPLQKHVHKGRVTILDIDQRDNIFMRWKEHFLVPDHRVRTITGASFEGFYYICFNQLKGEAKGGALARPAYDVLYRFQQLELKHVPNRGCFSAREFR